A stretch of Imperialibacter roseus DNA encodes these proteins:
- a CDS encoding DUF433 domain-containing protein, with protein MNWQDRIVSDKNILLGKPTIKGTRISVEFVLDRLANGWTEHMLLESYPHLSKEDLQAVFAYLNDCVKDGLLVEIRS; from the coding sequence ATGAACTGGCAAGATCGAATCGTTTCTGATAAGAATATCTTACTTGGCAAACCCACCATCAAGGGTACCCGCATTTCTGTGGAGTTCGTTCTTGATCGGCTGGCAAACGGGTGGACTGAGCACATGCTATTGGAAAGCTATCCGCACTTAAGTAAAGAAGATTTACAGGCAGTGTTCGCCTACTTGAATGATTGCGTCAAAGATGGATTACTGGTAGAAATTAGATCCTAG
- a CDS encoding FKBP-type peptidyl-prolyl cis-trans isomerase, with the protein MKIGKEKVVSIHYTLKDNEGTTLDSSVGDQPLLYIHGIGNLIPGMEEGLDGKVKGDKVEIKVSPEKGYGVRDERMIQKMPRTAFGDQKVEVGMQFNAGTKNGQQVVTVTKVEMDGITIDGNHALAGVELNFSVEVLDVRDASKDELAHGHVHGPGGHHH; encoded by the coding sequence ATGAAAATCGGCAAAGAAAAAGTGGTTTCCATCCACTACACACTGAAAGACAACGAAGGCACCACGCTTGACTCAAGCGTTGGCGATCAGCCCTTACTATACATTCACGGCATTGGCAATCTGATTCCTGGAATGGAAGAAGGCCTGGATGGAAAAGTAAAAGGAGACAAAGTAGAAATTAAAGTGAGCCCGGAGAAAGGCTATGGCGTTCGTGATGAACGAATGATCCAGAAAATGCCCCGTACAGCCTTTGGTGACCAAAAGGTGGAAGTAGGCATGCAGTTCAATGCAGGCACTAAAAACGGTCAGCAGGTGGTGACTGTCACCAAAGTGGAAATGGATGGCATTACCATCGATGGCAACCATGCCCTGGCAGGAGTTGAACTCAACTTTTCAGTAGAGGTGCTCGACGTGCGTGATGCAAGCAAAGACGAACTGGCTCACGGCCATGTGCATGGGCCGGGTGGGCACCATCATTAA
- a CDS encoding DUF5615 family PIN-like protein, producing MKFLANENFPGPSVKFLRSKGVDIEWIAKSSPGIDDHRVMTLAILEQRTILTHDSDYGELVFKHGHKPKNGVVYFRLNEFLPEDPAKILLKLIESSHGFTNRLTVIDSSSIRERIY from the coding sequence GTGAAATTCTTAGCCAATGAAAATTTTCCCGGGCCAAGCGTAAAATTCCTTCGCTCGAAGGGGGTTGACATCGAATGGATTGCCAAATCCTCTCCAGGAATCGACGACCATCGGGTAATGACTTTGGCGATACTAGAGCAAAGAACTATTCTCACCCACGATAGCGACTACGGCGAGTTGGTTTTCAAACATGGCCACAAACCAAAAAATGGTGTGGTTTATTTTCGGCTAAATGAATTCTTGCCAGAAGACCCAGCCAAAATATTGCTTAAGTTAATTGAGTCTAGCCATGGTTTTACAAACCGCCTCACTGTGATAGATTCTAGTTCCATACGAGAGAGAATATATTGA